One segment of Kwoniella newhampshirensis strain CBS 13917 chromosome 10 map unlocalized Ctg14, whole genome shotgun sequence DNA contains the following:
- a CDS encoding mitochondrial 54S ribosomal protein bL12m, whose product MSIPRTLLRSARASSSRLLISRPLSTSRPISAEAAAEAAAAPVSPKIAPIVESISTLSLLEVSELVSALKTRLNITEIALPASSAPAPSASSDPADSGAAAEEKPKEKTIFTVKLEKFDAAAKAKIIREVKAMMPNMNLVEAKKFVESVPQTLKENVPKEDAEKLQKTLTDLGATVTLV is encoded by the exons ATGAGC ATCCCCCGAACCCTCCTTCGCTCAGCAAGAGCTTCATCTTCCCGACTCCTGATCTCAAGACCTCTGTCTACCTCTAGACCCATATCGgcagaagcagcagcagaagcgGCCGCTGCGCCTGTATCACCCAAGATCGCACCCATTGTCGaatcgatctcgactctGAGTTTGTTGGAAGTGTCGGAGCTGGTCAGCGCCTTGAAG ACCCGACTCAACATCACCGAAATCGCCCTCCCAGCCTCATCAGCCCCCGCCCCCTCCGCCTCATCAGATCCCGCCGACTCGGGCGCTGCCGCCGAAGAGAAaccaaaggagaagacgatcttCACCGtgaagctggagaagtTTGATGCGGCCGCCAAggccaagatcatcaggGAGGTCAAGGCGATGATGCCTAATATGAATCTGGTAGAG GCCAAGAAATTCGTCGAATCCGTCCCTCAAACACTCAAGGAGAACGTCCCCAAAGAAGATGCCGAGAAATTGCAAAAGACACTCACGGACCTTGGTGCTACTGTCACTTTGGTTTaa